Proteins from a genomic interval of Desulfovibrio piger:
- a CDS encoding glycoside hydrolase family 108 protein, with translation MRDNFTLAHTFTARWEGGLSDHEADPGGITNHGISLRWVTDLARQAKERCLRDARQCDTCPRRTGPDCDYFSLDLDNDGDIDADDIRACTKEQAARLFRRHFWEALGCDRLPLPLAVTLYDGAVNMGASRAVKQLQEAMNATGETQLDHYSPIAEDGIMGPDTRELANALADVHLDWYAARSSLRLRDAFYRRLAASRPSMKVFLTGWRNRVKALHQHLADLEREAQ, from the coding sequence ATGCGCGACAATTTCACTCTGGCCCATACGTTCACGGCCCGCTGGGAAGGCGGCCTTTCCGACCACGAAGCCGATCCCGGCGGCATCACCAATCACGGCATCTCCCTGCGCTGGGTCACGGATCTGGCCCGGCAGGCCAAAGAACGCTGTCTGCGCGATGCCCGGCAGTGCGATACCTGCCCCCGGCGCACGGGCCCGGACTGCGACTACTTCAGCCTTGATCTGGACAATGACGGCGACATCGACGCCGACGACATCCGCGCCTGTACCAAAGAACAGGCGGCCCGTCTGTTCCGCAGGCATTTCTGGGAGGCACTGGGCTGCGACCGCCTGCCCCTGCCGCTGGCCGTCACGCTCTATGACGGCGCGGTCAACATGGGCGCCAGCCGGGCCGTGAAGCAGTTGCAGGAAGCCATGAACGCCACGGGCGAGACCCAGCTCGACCACTACTCCCCCATCGCCGAGGACGGCATCATGGGCCCGGACACCCGCGAGCTGGCCAACGCGCTGGCCGACGTGCATCTGGACTGGTACGCGGCCCGAAGCAGCCTGCGCCTGCGGGACGCCTTCTATCGCCGTCTGGCCGCGTCCCGCCCGTCCATGAAGGTTTTCCTGACGGGCTGGCGCAACCGGGTGAAGGCCCTGCACCAGCATCTGGCCGATCTGGAACGGGAGGCGCAGTGA
- a CDS encoding Mor transcription activator family protein: MWSSSGSPATLPRHTAGSAAPVDWDSLLPLLPESVRLLRQVLEDDAALHRLLEHCGGLTLRIPRRFPSEGHLLRALLPEPVLRRLLGAYGGTCLYIPRCARLARQVRQRELLGAFSRHTAAGTSSNAEVRFLARRYGITDRRVWQLLKQEAELPDKALQAPGDALQG, translated from the coding sequence ATGTGGTCCAGTAGCGGAAGTCCTGCCACGCTTCCCCGGCACACGGCCGGATCCGCCGCCCCCGTGGACTGGGACAGCCTGCTGCCCCTTTTGCCCGAAAGCGTACGCCTGCTGCGCCAGGTTCTGGAAGATGATGCCGCCCTGCACAGGCTTCTGGAACACTGCGGCGGCCTGACCCTGCGCATCCCCCGCCGCTTTCCGTCGGAAGGGCACCTGCTGCGCGCCCTGCTGCCCGAGCCCGTCTTGCGCCGCCTGCTGGGGGCTTACGGCGGCACCTGTCTGTATATCCCCCGCTGCGCCCGTCTCGCCCGTCAGGTGCGCCAGCGGGAGCTGCTCGGCGCCTTCAGCCGCCATACCGCCGCCGGTACCTCCAGCAATGCCGAGGTGCGCTTTCTGGCCCGCCGGTACGGCATCACGGACCGGCGCGTCTGGCAGCTGCTCAAGCAGGAGGCCGAACTGCCGGACAAGGCCCTTCAGGCCCCCGGCGACGCCCTTCAGGGCTGA